The following are encoded together in the Primulina tabacum isolate GXHZ01 chromosome 18, ASM2559414v2, whole genome shotgun sequence genome:
- the LOC142532629 gene encoding homeobox-DDT domain protein RLT3-like isoform X2, whose amino-acid sequence MINKRLISSRKDSAECGNGLTCDGNDYKKRKGRKHDWQRVFMTENDYRKRLQEILYSPEHILMKIFRKDGPTLGGQFDSLPSNAFLRDCRRPHHEENGRSTHRKRKVSMHAMLDYQVCCENSSLGNRHGAGKGPITAKGAPTKKHGMGKGYMSESNAPGKKHGNGKSLMTVWRVTNPDATDFSYGVDFSESTIQKKKKRLQRQQAIVRKLANKEQTSRKTSLRSRKMECQKVQKQKQPHKEKCELALEDMKCLENSEHFAVLLDDEELELQELQAGPNPLSCSAHFPTNGSHGCSLCKDLLVRFPPSSVTMKPPLFMQPWASSQELTSKLFKFLCTYACTISMYSFTLEEFAHAFHDKDSLLLGQVHLALLKLLLKDVDKELGRGFLSHASKNCKFLRLLHSLEHHISVIELWQSSLNLLTWTEILRQVLVAAGFGPKLSMETKEASNNKEVDLMEKYALRPGTLKGELFNILLKQGNSGMKVLELAQSSSIVELSLADTLNDLENIIMLALSGDMTLFEKISSSGYRLRINAAAKECEDWPSGSEDFGSVDDTSEVSIVQDNETDSEHESRDSSPFELGQNVYKNQSEMLTMYNEIDESYPGEVWLLGLMEGEYSDLNIDEKLSALSALIDLLSGGSTVRMEDPLTSIAECYQNINGYSSGAKIKRSTTKQCSLPQSGRSGQTLGDLGTGTSGQPTDSLVTMSKISDEEKYENMKMTAEEFEVDGYIHPMQSIFLGSDRRYNRYWLFLGPCDESDPGHRRIYFESSEDGHWEVIDMREALCTLMLTLNRRGAREAQLLASLEKREAFLFQAMSSTHNDVENGKLAPFDQSEINTSRESSSSPVSDLDNHLNLNEISNNLPSSTGTTLVEDGVKGGQTEISGHSLAFDVYLWKSFYYKLKTVRNMKKAYLDSLRRCDQCHDLYWRDEKHCRICHTTFELDFDLEERYAIHYAVCQVNSDASKCRRPRVLSSRLQSLKAAIYAIESVVPEDALFGSWKRSAHNLWVNRLRRASNLAEFLQVLADFVTAIKEDWFYQNCNTSGSYCIQDIFSDFSTMPHTCSAVALWIVKLDLLVASHMESCKYQNKSKSCR is encoded by the exons ATGATTAATAAAAGGCTAATCAGTAGCCGGAAGGATTCCGCGGAATGTGGAAATGGTTTGACTTGTGATGGAAATGATTATAAGAAGAGGAAAGGCAGGAAGCATGATTGGCAGCGGGTTTTTATGACCGAAAATGATTATAGGAAGCGACTTCAGGAGATTTTGTACAGTCCGGAGCatattttgatgaaaattttcAGGAAGGATGGCCCGACGCTGGGTGGTCAGTTTGATTCCCTTCCATCGAATGCTTTTCTCCGCG ATTGCCGAAGACCTCATCATGAAGAGAATGGGCGTTCAACCCATAGAAAAAGAAAG gTTTCAATGCATGCCATGTTAGATTACCAAGTTTGTTGTGAGAACagttcactcgggaataggcaTGGTGCTGGAAAGGGTCCGATTACTGCGAAGGGTGCTCCAACTAAGAAACATGGGATGGGCAAAGGTTACATGTCTGAAAGCAATGCTCCTGGGAAGAAACATGGCAATGGGAAAAGTTTAATGACCGTTTGGCGAGTGACAAATCCCGATGCTACAGATTTTTCATATGGTGTCGATTTCAGTGAGAGCACcattcaaaaaaagaaaaaaagattgCAGCGACAACAGGCAATTGTG AGAAAATTAGCAAACAAAGAACAGACCAGCAGGAAGACTTCCTTGAGAAGTAGAAAG ATGGAATGCCAGAAAGTCCAAAAGCAGAAACAACCTCATAAAGAAAAATGTGAGCTTGCTCTTGAAGATATGAAATGTCTAGAAAATTCCGAACATTTTGCAGTGCTACTTGATGATGAAGAACTCGAGCTTCAAGAATTGCAGGCAGGACCAAATCCTTTATCCTGTTCTGCACACTTTCCAACCAATGGATCACATGGTTGTTCACTTTGCAAAG ATTTGCTTGTCAGGTTTCCTCCAAGTTCTGTGACAATGAAGCCGCCCTTATTTATGCAACCATGGGCATCATCACAAGAGCTTACGAGTAAACTTTTTAAG TTTCTTTGTACGTATGCTTGCACAATCAGCATGTATTCATTCACATTAGAAGAGTTTGCACATGCCTTTCATGATAAG GATTCCTTGTTACTTGGACAAGTACATTTGGCCCTTCTGAAGCTACTTTTGAAAGATGTTGATAAGGAGCTTGGTAGAGGATTTCTTTCTCATGCCAGCAAAAATTGCAAGTTTTTACGGTTACTCCACTCG CTCGAACATCACATATCTGTTATAGAATTGTGGCAGAGTTCGTTAAACCTCCTTACATGGACAGAAATACTTCGTCAGGTATTGGTTGCTGCTGGTTTTGGTCCGAAGCTCAGCATGGAAACTAAGGAAGCTAGCAACAACAAG GAAGTTGATCTAATGGAAAAGTACGCCTTACGTCCTGGTACATTGAAGGGAGAACTATTCAATATTTTGTTGAAACAAGGAAACAGTGGGATGAAAGTCTTAGAGTTGGCACAATCTTCATCT ATTGTTGAGTTGAGTCTTGCGGATACATTAAACGATTTGGAAAATATAATCATGTTAGCTCTGTCCGGTGACATGACATTGTTTGAAAAGATTTCCTCGTCTGGATATCGCTTGCGGATCAATGCTGCTGCGAAAGAATGTGAAGACTGGCCATCTGGTTCTGAAGACTTCGGTAGCGTAGATGATACTTCTGAAGTCAGTATTGTACAAGACAATGAGACTGATTCTGAGCATGAGTCTAGGGATTCCAGTCCATTTGAACTTGGCcaaaatgtttataaaaatcaatCTGAAATGTTGACAATGTACAATGAAATCGATGAGAGCTATCCAGGAGAAGTGTGGTTGTTAGGACTCATGGAGGGTGAATATTCAGATTTAAACATTGATGAGAAGCTTAGTGCCTTATCCGCATTGATTGATCTACTTAGTGGTGGATCCACTGTCAGAATGGAG GATCCCTTGACATCAATTGCAGAATGTTATCAAAATATCAATGGTTACAGTTCTGGAGCAAAAATAAAGAGATCAACCACGAAGCAGTGTAGTTTGCCACAATCAGGAAGAAGTGGGCAAACCCTCGGTGACCTTGGTACTGGTACATCAGGGCAACCTACTGATTCTTTGGTTACTATGTCGAAGATTAGTGATGAGGAAAAGTATGAAAACATGAAAATGACAGCGGAGGAATTCGAAGTTGATGGCTATATACATCCTATGCAGTCTATCTTTCTCGGTTCTGATCGTAGGTACAATAGATACTGGCTGTTCTTGGGGCCTTGTGATGAATCAGATCCTGGACACAGGAGGATTTACTTTGAATCTTCTGAAGATGGCCACTGGGAGGTGATCGATATGCGAGAG GCTTTGTGCACTTTGATGTTGACTTTGAACCGTAGAGGTGCCAGGGAGGCCCAGCTATTGGCATCTTTGGAGAAACGCGAAGCATTTCTTTTCCAAGCAATGTCTAGTACGCACAATGATgttgaaaacgggaaacttGCCCCGTTTGATCAATCTGAAATTAACACTTCCAGGGAATCTAGCTCCTCACCGGTGTCTGACCTAGACAACCATTTAAACTTGAATGAAATATCAAATAATCTTCCTTCTTCTACTGGCACAACACTAGTTGAAGATGGTGTGAAAGGGGGACAGACTGAGATATCAGGTCATTCATTAGCTTTTGATGTATATCTGTGGAAGTCGTTTTACTATAAACTCAAAACCGTTAGAAATATGAAGAAGGCATATCTTGATTCACTCAGAAGATGTGATCAATGCCATGACTTATACTGGCGAGACGAAAAGCATTGTAGAATTTGCCATACCACATTTGAGCTTGATTTTGATCTAGAAGAGAGATATGCGATTCATTACGCCGTGTGTCAAGTCAATAGTGATGCTAGTAAATGCCGACGACCAAGGGTTCTATCTTCCCGATTGCAGTCGCTCAAAGCTGCAATCTATGCAATTGAG TCAGTTGTACCTGAAGATGCCTTGTTTGGCTCTTGGAAGAGATCTGCTCACAATCTTTGGGTCAATAGGTTGCGACGAGCCTCAAATTTAGCCGAATTTTTACAG GTTCTGGCTGATTTTGTTACTGCTATCAAAGAAGATTGGTTTTATCAAAATTGTAATACTTCTGGTTCATATTGCATCCAAGACATATTTTCGGACTTTTCAACCATGCCACATACATGTTCAGCAGTTGCATTATGGATAGTGAAATTGGATTTGTTAGTTGCCTCTCATATGGAGAGCTGTAAATACCAAAATAAATCTAAAAGCTGCAGGTAG
- the LOC142532629 gene encoding homeobox-DDT domain protein RLT3-like isoform X1 encodes MINKRLISSRKDSAECGNGLTCDGNDYKKRKGRKHDWQRVFMTENDYRKRLQEILYSPEHILMKIFRKDGPTLGGQFDSLPSNAFLRDCRRPHHEENGRSTHRKRKVSMHAMLDYQVCCENSSLGNRHGAGKGPITAKGAPTKKHGMGKGYMSESNAPGKKHGNGKSLMTVWRVTNPDATDFSYGVDFSESTIQKKKKRLQRQQAIVRKLANKEQTSRKTSLRSRKMECQKVQKQKQPHKEKCELALEDMKCLENSEHFAVLLDDEELELQELQAGPNPLSCSAHFPTNGSHGCSLCKDLLVRFPPSSVTMKPPLFMQPWASSQELTSKLFKVFQFLCTYACTISMYSFTLEEFAHAFHDKDSLLLGQVHLALLKLLLKDVDKELGRGFLSHASKNCKFLRLLHSLEHHISVIELWQSSLNLLTWTEILRQVLVAAGFGPKLSMETKEASNNKEVDLMEKYALRPGTLKGELFNILLKQGNSGMKVLELAQSSSIVELSLADTLNDLENIIMLALSGDMTLFEKISSSGYRLRINAAAKECEDWPSGSEDFGSVDDTSEVSIVQDNETDSEHESRDSSPFELGQNVYKNQSEMLTMYNEIDESYPGEVWLLGLMEGEYSDLNIDEKLSALSALIDLLSGGSTVRMEDPLTSIAECYQNINGYSSGAKIKRSTTKQCSLPQSGRSGQTLGDLGTGTSGQPTDSLVTMSKISDEEKYENMKMTAEEFEVDGYIHPMQSIFLGSDRRYNRYWLFLGPCDESDPGHRRIYFESSEDGHWEVIDMREALCTLMLTLNRRGAREAQLLASLEKREAFLFQAMSSTHNDVENGKLAPFDQSEINTSRESSSSPVSDLDNHLNLNEISNNLPSSTGTTLVEDGVKGGQTEISGHSLAFDVYLWKSFYYKLKTVRNMKKAYLDSLRRCDQCHDLYWRDEKHCRICHTTFELDFDLEERYAIHYAVCQVNSDASKCRRPRVLSSRLQSLKAAIYAIESVVPEDALFGSWKRSAHNLWVNRLRRASNLAEFLQVLADFVTAIKEDWFYQNCNTSGSYCIQDIFSDFSTMPHTCSAVALWIVKLDLLVASHMESCKYQNKSKSCR; translated from the exons ATGATTAATAAAAGGCTAATCAGTAGCCGGAAGGATTCCGCGGAATGTGGAAATGGTTTGACTTGTGATGGAAATGATTATAAGAAGAGGAAAGGCAGGAAGCATGATTGGCAGCGGGTTTTTATGACCGAAAATGATTATAGGAAGCGACTTCAGGAGATTTTGTACAGTCCGGAGCatattttgatgaaaattttcAGGAAGGATGGCCCGACGCTGGGTGGTCAGTTTGATTCCCTTCCATCGAATGCTTTTCTCCGCG ATTGCCGAAGACCTCATCATGAAGAGAATGGGCGTTCAACCCATAGAAAAAGAAAG gTTTCAATGCATGCCATGTTAGATTACCAAGTTTGTTGTGAGAACagttcactcgggaataggcaTGGTGCTGGAAAGGGTCCGATTACTGCGAAGGGTGCTCCAACTAAGAAACATGGGATGGGCAAAGGTTACATGTCTGAAAGCAATGCTCCTGGGAAGAAACATGGCAATGGGAAAAGTTTAATGACCGTTTGGCGAGTGACAAATCCCGATGCTACAGATTTTTCATATGGTGTCGATTTCAGTGAGAGCACcattcaaaaaaagaaaaaaagattgCAGCGACAACAGGCAATTGTG AGAAAATTAGCAAACAAAGAACAGACCAGCAGGAAGACTTCCTTGAGAAGTAGAAAG ATGGAATGCCAGAAAGTCCAAAAGCAGAAACAACCTCATAAAGAAAAATGTGAGCTTGCTCTTGAAGATATGAAATGTCTAGAAAATTCCGAACATTTTGCAGTGCTACTTGATGATGAAGAACTCGAGCTTCAAGAATTGCAGGCAGGACCAAATCCTTTATCCTGTTCTGCACACTTTCCAACCAATGGATCACATGGTTGTTCACTTTGCAAAG ATTTGCTTGTCAGGTTTCCTCCAAGTTCTGTGACAATGAAGCCGCCCTTATTTATGCAACCATGGGCATCATCACAAGAGCTTACGAGTAAACTTTTTAAG GTTTTCCAGTTTCTTTGTACGTATGCTTGCACAATCAGCATGTATTCATTCACATTAGAAGAGTTTGCACATGCCTTTCATGATAAG GATTCCTTGTTACTTGGACAAGTACATTTGGCCCTTCTGAAGCTACTTTTGAAAGATGTTGATAAGGAGCTTGGTAGAGGATTTCTTTCTCATGCCAGCAAAAATTGCAAGTTTTTACGGTTACTCCACTCG CTCGAACATCACATATCTGTTATAGAATTGTGGCAGAGTTCGTTAAACCTCCTTACATGGACAGAAATACTTCGTCAGGTATTGGTTGCTGCTGGTTTTGGTCCGAAGCTCAGCATGGAAACTAAGGAAGCTAGCAACAACAAG GAAGTTGATCTAATGGAAAAGTACGCCTTACGTCCTGGTACATTGAAGGGAGAACTATTCAATATTTTGTTGAAACAAGGAAACAGTGGGATGAAAGTCTTAGAGTTGGCACAATCTTCATCT ATTGTTGAGTTGAGTCTTGCGGATACATTAAACGATTTGGAAAATATAATCATGTTAGCTCTGTCCGGTGACATGACATTGTTTGAAAAGATTTCCTCGTCTGGATATCGCTTGCGGATCAATGCTGCTGCGAAAGAATGTGAAGACTGGCCATCTGGTTCTGAAGACTTCGGTAGCGTAGATGATACTTCTGAAGTCAGTATTGTACAAGACAATGAGACTGATTCTGAGCATGAGTCTAGGGATTCCAGTCCATTTGAACTTGGCcaaaatgtttataaaaatcaatCTGAAATGTTGACAATGTACAATGAAATCGATGAGAGCTATCCAGGAGAAGTGTGGTTGTTAGGACTCATGGAGGGTGAATATTCAGATTTAAACATTGATGAGAAGCTTAGTGCCTTATCCGCATTGATTGATCTACTTAGTGGTGGATCCACTGTCAGAATGGAG GATCCCTTGACATCAATTGCAGAATGTTATCAAAATATCAATGGTTACAGTTCTGGAGCAAAAATAAAGAGATCAACCACGAAGCAGTGTAGTTTGCCACAATCAGGAAGAAGTGGGCAAACCCTCGGTGACCTTGGTACTGGTACATCAGGGCAACCTACTGATTCTTTGGTTACTATGTCGAAGATTAGTGATGAGGAAAAGTATGAAAACATGAAAATGACAGCGGAGGAATTCGAAGTTGATGGCTATATACATCCTATGCAGTCTATCTTTCTCGGTTCTGATCGTAGGTACAATAGATACTGGCTGTTCTTGGGGCCTTGTGATGAATCAGATCCTGGACACAGGAGGATTTACTTTGAATCTTCTGAAGATGGCCACTGGGAGGTGATCGATATGCGAGAG GCTTTGTGCACTTTGATGTTGACTTTGAACCGTAGAGGTGCCAGGGAGGCCCAGCTATTGGCATCTTTGGAGAAACGCGAAGCATTTCTTTTCCAAGCAATGTCTAGTACGCACAATGATgttgaaaacgggaaacttGCCCCGTTTGATCAATCTGAAATTAACACTTCCAGGGAATCTAGCTCCTCACCGGTGTCTGACCTAGACAACCATTTAAACTTGAATGAAATATCAAATAATCTTCCTTCTTCTACTGGCACAACACTAGTTGAAGATGGTGTGAAAGGGGGACAGACTGAGATATCAGGTCATTCATTAGCTTTTGATGTATATCTGTGGAAGTCGTTTTACTATAAACTCAAAACCGTTAGAAATATGAAGAAGGCATATCTTGATTCACTCAGAAGATGTGATCAATGCCATGACTTATACTGGCGAGACGAAAAGCATTGTAGAATTTGCCATACCACATTTGAGCTTGATTTTGATCTAGAAGAGAGATATGCGATTCATTACGCCGTGTGTCAAGTCAATAGTGATGCTAGTAAATGCCGACGACCAAGGGTTCTATCTTCCCGATTGCAGTCGCTCAAAGCTGCAATCTATGCAATTGAG TCAGTTGTACCTGAAGATGCCTTGTTTGGCTCTTGGAAGAGATCTGCTCACAATCTTTGGGTCAATAGGTTGCGACGAGCCTCAAATTTAGCCGAATTTTTACAG GTTCTGGCTGATTTTGTTACTGCTATCAAAGAAGATTGGTTTTATCAAAATTGTAATACTTCTGGTTCATATTGCATCCAAGACATATTTTCGGACTTTTCAACCATGCCACATACATGTTCAGCAGTTGCATTATGGATAGTGAAATTGGATTTGTTAGTTGCCTCTCATATGGAGAGCTGTAAATACCAAAATAAATCTAAAAGCTGCAGGTAG
- the LOC142532629 gene encoding homeobox-DDT domain protein RLT3-like isoform X3: protein MINKRLISSRKDSAECGNGLTCDGNDYKKRKGRKHDWQRVFMTENDYRKRLQEILYSPEHILMKIFRKDGPTLGGQFDSLPSNAFLRDCRRPHHEENGRSTHRKRKVSMHAMLDYQVCCENSSLGNRHGAGKGPITAKGAPTKKHGMGKGYMSESNAPGKKHGNGKSLMTVWRVTNPDATDFSYGVDFSESTIQKKKKRLQRQQAIVRKLANKEQTSRKTSLRSRKMECQKVQKQKQPHKEKCELALEDMKCLENSEHFAVLLDDEELELQELQAGPNPLSCSAHFPTNGSHGCSLCKDLLVRFPPSSVTMKPPLFMQPWASSQELTSKLFKVFQFLCTYACTISMYSFTLEEFAHAFHDKDSLLLGQVHLALLKLLLKDVDKELGRGFLSHASKNCKFLRLLHSLEHHISVIELWQSSLNLLTWTEILRQVLVAAGFGPKLSMETKEASNNKEVDLMEKYALRPGTLKGELFNILLKQGNSGMKVLELAQSSSIVELSLADTLNDLENIIMLALSGDMTLFEKISSSGYRLRINAAAKECEDWPSGSEDFGSVDDTSEVSIVQDNETDSEHESRDSSPFELGQNVYKNQSEMLTMYNEIDESYPGEVWLLGLMEGEYSDLNIDEKLSALSALIDLLSGGSTVRMEDPLTSIAECYQNINGYSSGAKIKRSTTKQCSLPQSGRSGQTLGDLGTGTSGQPTDSLVTMSKISDEEKYENMKMTAEEFEVDGYIHPMQSIFLGSDRRYNRYWLFLGPCDESDPGHRRIYFESSEDGHWEVIDMREALCTLMLTLNRRGAREAQLLASLEKREAFLFQAMSSTHNDVENGKLAPFDQSEINTSRESSSSPVSDLDNHLNLNEISNNLPSSTGTTLVEDGVKGGQTEISGHSLAFDVYLWKSFYYKLKTVRNMKKAYLDSLRRCDQCHDLYWRDEKHCRICHTTFELDFDLEERYAIHYAVCQVNSDASKCRRPRVLSSRLQSLKAAIYAIEHTELLMVNDGIPCSGKKLKPDHRLLRLY, encoded by the exons ATGATTAATAAAAGGCTAATCAGTAGCCGGAAGGATTCCGCGGAATGTGGAAATGGTTTGACTTGTGATGGAAATGATTATAAGAAGAGGAAAGGCAGGAAGCATGATTGGCAGCGGGTTTTTATGACCGAAAATGATTATAGGAAGCGACTTCAGGAGATTTTGTACAGTCCGGAGCatattttgatgaaaattttcAGGAAGGATGGCCCGACGCTGGGTGGTCAGTTTGATTCCCTTCCATCGAATGCTTTTCTCCGCG ATTGCCGAAGACCTCATCATGAAGAGAATGGGCGTTCAACCCATAGAAAAAGAAAG gTTTCAATGCATGCCATGTTAGATTACCAAGTTTGTTGTGAGAACagttcactcgggaataggcaTGGTGCTGGAAAGGGTCCGATTACTGCGAAGGGTGCTCCAACTAAGAAACATGGGATGGGCAAAGGTTACATGTCTGAAAGCAATGCTCCTGGGAAGAAACATGGCAATGGGAAAAGTTTAATGACCGTTTGGCGAGTGACAAATCCCGATGCTACAGATTTTTCATATGGTGTCGATTTCAGTGAGAGCACcattcaaaaaaagaaaaaaagattgCAGCGACAACAGGCAATTGTG AGAAAATTAGCAAACAAAGAACAGACCAGCAGGAAGACTTCCTTGAGAAGTAGAAAG ATGGAATGCCAGAAAGTCCAAAAGCAGAAACAACCTCATAAAGAAAAATGTGAGCTTGCTCTTGAAGATATGAAATGTCTAGAAAATTCCGAACATTTTGCAGTGCTACTTGATGATGAAGAACTCGAGCTTCAAGAATTGCAGGCAGGACCAAATCCTTTATCCTGTTCTGCACACTTTCCAACCAATGGATCACATGGTTGTTCACTTTGCAAAG ATTTGCTTGTCAGGTTTCCTCCAAGTTCTGTGACAATGAAGCCGCCCTTATTTATGCAACCATGGGCATCATCACAAGAGCTTACGAGTAAACTTTTTAAG GTTTTCCAGTTTCTTTGTACGTATGCTTGCACAATCAGCATGTATTCATTCACATTAGAAGAGTTTGCACATGCCTTTCATGATAAG GATTCCTTGTTACTTGGACAAGTACATTTGGCCCTTCTGAAGCTACTTTTGAAAGATGTTGATAAGGAGCTTGGTAGAGGATTTCTTTCTCATGCCAGCAAAAATTGCAAGTTTTTACGGTTACTCCACTCG CTCGAACATCACATATCTGTTATAGAATTGTGGCAGAGTTCGTTAAACCTCCTTACATGGACAGAAATACTTCGTCAGGTATTGGTTGCTGCTGGTTTTGGTCCGAAGCTCAGCATGGAAACTAAGGAAGCTAGCAACAACAAG GAAGTTGATCTAATGGAAAAGTACGCCTTACGTCCTGGTACATTGAAGGGAGAACTATTCAATATTTTGTTGAAACAAGGAAACAGTGGGATGAAAGTCTTAGAGTTGGCACAATCTTCATCT ATTGTTGAGTTGAGTCTTGCGGATACATTAAACGATTTGGAAAATATAATCATGTTAGCTCTGTCCGGTGACATGACATTGTTTGAAAAGATTTCCTCGTCTGGATATCGCTTGCGGATCAATGCTGCTGCGAAAGAATGTGAAGACTGGCCATCTGGTTCTGAAGACTTCGGTAGCGTAGATGATACTTCTGAAGTCAGTATTGTACAAGACAATGAGACTGATTCTGAGCATGAGTCTAGGGATTCCAGTCCATTTGAACTTGGCcaaaatgtttataaaaatcaatCTGAAATGTTGACAATGTACAATGAAATCGATGAGAGCTATCCAGGAGAAGTGTGGTTGTTAGGACTCATGGAGGGTGAATATTCAGATTTAAACATTGATGAGAAGCTTAGTGCCTTATCCGCATTGATTGATCTACTTAGTGGTGGATCCACTGTCAGAATGGAG GATCCCTTGACATCAATTGCAGAATGTTATCAAAATATCAATGGTTACAGTTCTGGAGCAAAAATAAAGAGATCAACCACGAAGCAGTGTAGTTTGCCACAATCAGGAAGAAGTGGGCAAACCCTCGGTGACCTTGGTACTGGTACATCAGGGCAACCTACTGATTCTTTGGTTACTATGTCGAAGATTAGTGATGAGGAAAAGTATGAAAACATGAAAATGACAGCGGAGGAATTCGAAGTTGATGGCTATATACATCCTATGCAGTCTATCTTTCTCGGTTCTGATCGTAGGTACAATAGATACTGGCTGTTCTTGGGGCCTTGTGATGAATCAGATCCTGGACACAGGAGGATTTACTTTGAATCTTCTGAAGATGGCCACTGGGAGGTGATCGATATGCGAGAG GCTTTGTGCACTTTGATGTTGACTTTGAACCGTAGAGGTGCCAGGGAGGCCCAGCTATTGGCATCTTTGGAGAAACGCGAAGCATTTCTTTTCCAAGCAATGTCTAGTACGCACAATGATgttgaaaacgggaaacttGCCCCGTTTGATCAATCTGAAATTAACACTTCCAGGGAATCTAGCTCCTCACCGGTGTCTGACCTAGACAACCATTTAAACTTGAATGAAATATCAAATAATCTTCCTTCTTCTACTGGCACAACACTAGTTGAAGATGGTGTGAAAGGGGGACAGACTGAGATATCAGGTCATTCATTAGCTTTTGATGTATATCTGTGGAAGTCGTTTTACTATAAACTCAAAACCGTTAGAAATATGAAGAAGGCATATCTTGATTCACTCAGAAGATGTGATCAATGCCATGACTTATACTGGCGAGACGAAAAGCATTGTAGAATTTGCCATACCACATTTGAGCTTGATTTTGATCTAGAAGAGAGATATGCGATTCATTACGCCGTGTGTCAAGTCAATAGTGATGCTAGTAAATGCCGACGACCAAGGGTTCTATCTTCCCGATTGCAGTCGCTCAAAGCTGCAATCTATGCAATTGAG CACACAGAGCTTCTCATGGTTAATGATGGCATCCCTTGTTCAGGGAAGAAATTGAAACCTGACCATAGACTGCTTAGATTATACTGA